The Hevea brasiliensis isolate MT/VB/25A 57/8 chromosome 9, ASM3005281v1, whole genome shotgun sequence nucleotide sequence CAGAAAACATtaaattaccaaaaaaaaaaaaaaaaccctaagaATATAACAGCTGGGGAAGAAAAGAAGAGCTCAACCATACGAGGGGATAATGAAAGTAATTTGCACCGAAACTGGAAGGATTCGCTCCTACAAATCAGAAAACTTGGGTGCGTCCAAAGCAGATTAATTGGTAGCCACATACTTCGTTTCAAGTGGGAGCTACGAGTTCAAATCCACCTCTCctaacttaaaataaaaataaaaataaaaactttgagGTGGATGATGTGGGGAAAAGTAGTAAAGAAACTTCAGTTGGCATACAAAGGTGCTAAGATCTCATGCAAGTTAGCTATGTGACTGGCCaaaacttgaaaatggtggccaAGTTTCAAAATTTGAATCTACTCGTGTTTCTTATATGGGAGGGATCCTCAATATGTCTTTTTTCTCACTGCTGACTTTCGAGGTTCTTTCTTTGCAGTGGTCATAAATCCTGGTGCTGGTATTCCTGTTGTTGCTTGATATAAATCCTTCAATCTGCAGGTACGACAGAGAAAGGTTAAGAAATTCAAAATCAACCAGTATATGATAAGCCCTAAAGCAAGAGAAAGTTTTTGGCAGAGAAATAGATTGAAGTTACCTTGGCATGCTGATGAAAAGTGCAATTACTGAAACCCCAACAACAAGAGGGAAAACTGGTGCCGGAGTCAAATCCTGTAGGCAcggaataggaaaaaaaaaaaagctgagtaatcacagagagagagagagagagagagagagagaaagggagctcaTTGTTTAATGTTGTGGTGATTACAGAATCATGTGCCCAAAGATGGAAAAAGAGCAACTACCTGTAGCCTGCATCTCCAGGTCATTTACATTCTGAACTGTTGTAAGAATTGTTTAAACTAACTAAATATATGATTGTAACGTAATACAAACCTGTTTTTGGTGATCCTCCTCAAAATTGTATCTCAGTGGGCCCACATGAATTTGGGCTGTCTTGTCCAGGTCAACCTCAATAACATCCGACTCAAATTTGAGGTTGCTTGATTGGAGACTTGATCTAAGCTGCAGGAGGTGTTTACCCTTTGGTAAGTTCTTAACCTGAAAGAAGTTGGACAGTGGCAAAGGGAAGACGGACTCGATCTTAGACGTGTCACTAGCTGACTTGATCTCTACCAAGAGATGTGAATGAAATTCTTCCATCCTTTTTCCTTCAACGTGACAACTTAAAATGGTCATCTCTGGCTGTTCGAAGACGATAAAATTCAATCCCCTGATATCCTCCGATCCAACCTACAAAGTCAACCAGTATTAACATAAAATCTCACATAATAGCAGAAATGGTTGAAATTATACATAGGTATTGTTTCATTGAGTCACACATCACATAAATTACAATTGAAAATAAGAATAGATTTTGAAATGTGAAACCAAGTTGGATgggcttttttttattttattttttaattttaaatgaagAGAAAAACCTTAACAGTAACAGATTCTGGCGATGCACGTTCAATTCTATTGGCACCCAAGCCATGCTTTTCAACTACTTTAATCACATAGGCTGTATCAGGAATGAGCCCTCTCAGCCTATAACTTCCAGATGAATCTGTTACTGTCTCTTCATAGTAGCCTTTTGACTCTGACCGAGCTTCAACTCCAACACCTTCTTTTGGCTGGCCTGACAACAGTTTGATTACACCTGTAGCGCTGTAAAAAGGATAGACGATATTGCTTTCTAAGAGGAGTAAAATATCCACATGTAAAGATTTGGAaggttattttaattttcattagtATTTCAATAGAATGCAACATGATGTCAAATGAAGAAACATCCACTCAATAGGCTATAAGATTTCACACTTAATGCAAAAATTTCTCTTTCGaattaaaatggaaaaattaAGCAAGATGACAGTACAGAGGACATTTAAAAGCAACAAGACcctagaatttaaattttaatttttggctATGATAGAAGATAGTTGCTGTCACAGTGATAAAATCTTACTCTTTTGCATGTTTTTCCTTTCTATTAAAAGATGCAGATGCCAAAAACGAcagatttttcaaattttattagaTTCTTGCAATAAAGTTAATGGTTTATTAGTGTAATTTGGTTCTAGAAAAATAGAATAAACATATACACAAATAAATTATTGCAGGTGTCTCCAAGTAATACAAGTAGAATGAAGACTATATAAGACCTGTAAGCAATGCGGGTAGCCTGGAATGTAACTTCCCTAGAATCCCCAGAACCAAGCTCTATTGCCTGTGCTGGAGGTGAGAACGCATATTCCTATAGagacaatgaataatttgatgagATAAATCCAATAAACATAGTATCATCATCCATCATGAATAATGCATGGATCCTGTCTAATTCCTCTGTAATGGGTTATTGGCAAAAATGACTaccttcatatggtcaaattttggagaATAGAGAGTTACAAAGAAATATGTTTATTATGACATTTAACCAAATATGGAGAGCTCAAAACTCTGCAGGAAATATTTATGTAACATAAAGCAACTGAAAGCTGCAAAATCATGAGTTCTGCTGATTGAGCAAAAGGGCACTatgttttaagaaataaaaaaatgttGCAAAGAACCTAACTTCACAGAAGTTTAGAAGATTATAGAAGGGGAAGAGCAGTCATAACTGTACAAGTGATCTCAATATGCCTCAAAATAATTAAATGTCCCAATTTCCAATGCAGCATTATTTAACGGCAATAAATCTGACAGTAATTTgaggaaagaaaggaaagaagGGGGGTGGGGGGGGTTAGGTGTGGGTGGGGAATCAGCAGTATGCCCTATGCAGTATGTCGCATAATATAGAAATTCTAAATGTGTTATTTAAGTGTCATGTATGTTAAATAGCCAGTCCCAAACATAGATAAAGGAGAACAATCATGACAGATCGATGGCTAGCACTAAACTAGTCATGCTAACAGAAGAAAAGGAATTCAAGTAACCTAACCCAACTTGTTTGGGACTATTAGCGGAGCGAAGTTGAATGATGTGCAGCAACAGTAAGAATGCGAATTCTAGCAATGTACCTTTAACAAAGGACGAAGATAAAAAATGCCAGGAAATAAGTTATCAAAGAGGAATGTTCCTCCAGCTCCAGATTTAGAGTTGTTCCTATACCCATCATCTCCACTCAATGATAATAGCACAGGAGGTATAGGTTCATTAGCATCACCCTCTGAAAATATATGTACAGAAATTTGGCCAAGCTTCTGGCAAGAAAAGGAATAAGGTCCAGTACGTTTAAGATGATAACCAGGCTGCACAGATTGGGAGAGAATCAGAGAAAAGGAACAACGAAGACAAAGCAATAGCAGGTATCACATTTTGATATATTACAAACAGCACATATTTGTATATAATTtgttgaattaaataaataaaaataaataatttatgtaatTTAGCATTACAAATCCCAAACCTTTGAAGTCTCAACTCTGTACGTTATATCATCATATAAAGGCCCTGCAATGAAAGAACCATCAATCCCTGTAGTAGTTTCAAGTGCCGTCTCATCTTTTTTAAGTGGTGTAGTGCAGCTATCTTCCTCAGCAATAATCTTAACATAAACACCAGAAAGAGGGGGAGAAACAGATCCTTCTATATATAATCCAGGATGACCAGAAAACATTGGAATGGGAGCTTGACAACCATCATTTGTTACCAAGACCTAACAACACAAAAAAGTTTTTAAATACTAAGCTCCACAGAAATCCCAGAAAAAACTTCTAAAGGTGAAATAGTCCATTATCATACACTATGTTCTGTGGGGTAAAACAatatcttcttctctccattatCCCTGAAAGACGTCAAAGCTCAAGTTAATGGAATAAATGAGACAGATACTGCAACGTTTAAAAAAGAATTCCTAGATATTCAGTGAAAGGAATCAGAATGATGAAATTTTCATAACTCAAGACGAAAATACAAATTACATATCAATCAAAGACGACACATAAACAGAACAAATAAAACTGCAAGTCAGTCATTTGCAACTAGCATCACTCTAGAGCATTGTTCTCTGCCCAAACTTTTATTCTCCAACCAATTAATTCATGGTATATTAGTATTTctgataaaataacataaatattatGGAAGATGATTTATATATTGTTATAACAGAGTTAAACATCCTAATCTTATTTAAACTAAAGAAATTTAATATctgaataagaaaataaaagtgtAAAGATCTGTTGCAAAATTTAATAACTGCAACATAGCACTACCAATCATCTGCCACTAAATTGTCAAATAAAGCTAAACAGTTCGTGGCCAAAATATCAAATATTGCATTTTCAAATGTTCAAAACTAAAACATAATTATACTACTCTTCTGGAAAAACAGAAGGTATTGACAGATTGGGAAGAGGAAAAGTAACCACCCAAAGTATGCATACCTAGAGTCTCGAGGAACAAAGGTAAGTTTCTGTCCAAGATTAGCCCACAGAGAGTACTCATACAGAGCAATGCTTGTTTGATCACTAGATGCAAGATTGGCAATTGTACCATCAATAGCACTGCCCCCACTATTAAGAATATCCACGATGATATTATTAGGTAACTCAAATGCATCATCAGCTGAGTTTAACTTGACCTTGATTTGTCCTTTGAGAAGATACTTCCCTCCTCTCAGATAGATGCGCTACAGTACATCAAATGGAAATGAGGTAAAAAGTAAACAATTTTTCAACATATTTTTAAGCAAGTTATTGAAGATGCCAAAAACTGTAAAAGCTAAAAAGAAGAGGGGGAGAAAAGGTTTATACTGCATAACATATTACCGATGTATTTGATGTATCAATCTTCACTGGCAAGCTTCCAAAGAAAATACATGAGTTAATAAAGTGGAGCTCATGCACACCAGGAGATTCCACACATAAATGCTGGGAACCTTTCTGCACTCATATAAGAGTGGATTTAGTTCTACATGAAAGTATGATGTCCACACAGTCATGTAAACTTCAATgcaagagttcttaagggaaaaaCTACCTTAATTTTCAAATTACTAATTGAACTATCTGGCTGAGTCATATAAGTGTCTACATCATGGGTTGAGATAATATTAACCCAGTAACCTTTTTGAATGAATACGATTCCTTTAACATCCTCAGCACCAACATCCACATCAATGAAACCCTGCTCCCAGCACCAATTATCTTCACTGTGCATGGCTTCAGGGGAACCATGTTTGACCTACAAAATACATTGAAGTAAGTAGAACCAACAGTCGGAAAACTTTGAAAATGACAGAACACTAAAATGTCATTCATTTCTCACAAATACTATCTGTCAAAGCCAAATAAATAAAGCTCATTAACATCATAAAAGCACTGTACCTCAAGCCTGTATTTTCCAGGTAAGACATTCGGAAAGAGAAATTCATCACTCTGCTCTGTCAAACTAATAGACTTCCTTTCTTCATTATGCTTACCAGCTAATCTCACTAGGGAAACAGAAACAGATGGACCACATCTCTCCTTGCAAGTTACAGAGCCAAGCACATTGACAAGGGCCTTTGTCACAAGAAAGAAGAACATCAATAAGCAGTACGCTCACCAAGAAAAATATAGCAAAACTAACATTAAAATTCAAGATGCCTCAAATACCCTTGCCAATTTTCATGATGAAAATTGAGGAAACTATTTGAGCATTACATCAAGTACTACCCCAATGAAAAATATAAACAGTAGAAAACTTTGCCtattatcaataaaataatttcattgtcATGACAATATTACAAAACAGTCTTTCCATATGTAACTAATATAACAACTACATGCCCATGATGAGCCTTGGTGCCGAGAGATAAAATACCTCATTTAACTTGAGCCCTTAAGCAGCAAAGCACATGAGATAGCAaggatgttatggaaagtcaatcactatgttatggaaagtcaatcactatattatttttctgtatattttgtattctgtattcctatttaggatttcttatttaggatttcttcctaattagtagaacacaattataggaatcaattgtatatatatacccatgtacagattaattgaaatcaataagaatcatctctttctacatggtatcagagcaggtcatcaatctagggtgactatttattCTCACTACCCAGCTTAGGAGAGACCTTGgtcgccgaccggccgtttcaaccccgatcaacattgccggcgtcgtctcaaccccctcattccaccaccgtgtgctgttgcctgatccagtataaccattaaaggacttctgaggtttggctctcagatcctatttcggtatttgcttgatttgtgattttgggttattttgctgctataagcactttggattagcgtttcggttagttttctttgtctcaacaaatggcagacaataagaatattatttctgatgtgattccggtgatgactaagatcacggaacacaaacttaatggttcgaattacctggagtggagtaagactgttagggtctatttgcgtagcattgataaggatgatcaccttactaaagatctacccactgatgatacacgacaaacttggctaagggaggatgctcgattGTTTTTGCATCTTcagaactcgattcatagtgaggtaattagtttaaataatcactgtgaatttgttaagaaattgatggattacttagattttctgtattctggtaaagggaatatctcccgtatttatgatgtttgtaaggcattctaccgtgctgagaaagaggataagtctctcatggcttattttatggattttaaacggatatatgaggaacttaatgtattgttgccttttattcctgatgtgaaagttcagcagcccAACGGAGCAACCgtcgttatgagttttcttgtgccttccttcagagtatgagatcgctaaatctcgattctctcgatcgagatttcctctttgcatgaaacgttcacacggtcCTTCagacagagagtactcaatcttcacaactcatcaagagtgctcttattagccgtaatccaaatggacaacgggtaatagaagaggaagtagaggaggaattacagcaaaTGTAAGTAATcgggcgtaatggagaggctagttctaatcagactcaagaggagtcatttgttattattgtcatgagcacagccatacaaaatataattgtccgcaacttggaGAAAAATCGGCGATCACAGTGTGGCAAATATGGCGAGAGAATTCTACAAGATCTTCCtccgagaaaactattttggtatctgcagaggattttgcacaattttcccaagatcgtgcatctctaaagcctaccagcctcctcacatcgcgatcacgagtcgtgtaaatctactacatgccttgtgtcttcttcatccaaatgggttattgattacaGTGCGATGCATCACAtgacagtaattctagtcttctatccgctacggtctaatctcacttcctcatcATTACTTTAGtgattctacttcttgtgtcatgggttctgaagGCTGAACccaacttcgtcaatttctttgtcttctgctttgtgtctaccaaaattctctttaatctacttctgttagtaaacttactcgtaccttaaattgttctgcttTCCTTTTTCCCGACGGTGTTTGTTTCGTGATCTTACGACGGGcgcattattggtagaggacgcgagtcgtgtggtctctacattcgaaaatcatgtaccgcggtcgcttattTGCTCccgtaccttaacacctcttgaaactcattgtagcttgagttatccttctttgtctaccatgaagcaGCGGTGTCCTCCATTTCAggctttatcagtactagaatgtgagtcgtgtcgcttgcaaaacatcatcgtttgccttctgtgtctagagtcaataaacgggcttcatctccttttgaggtagttcattctgatgtttggggtccttgttctgttacatctaaaactggatttcgttattttgttacttttgttgatgattactcgctttactggttatatttaatgaaaaatcgctcgagttgttttctatcttttgtgccttttgtaatgaaatcaaaactcaatttaatatttcatgcgcatattaagaagtgacaatgccaaagaatacttttcaaagacaatttcaaatttatatgacacaaaatggcattcttcatcagtcttcctatgtggataccccatcccaaaatggcgtggccgaatgaaaaaatcgtcatcttcttgagctaactcgtgctcttctttttcagatgaaagtacctaaacacttttgggcggatgcagtttccacggcatgttttttgatcaatcgtatgccgtcttactcgcccttaatggggatattccttatactactttgtttcctacaaaatctttgttccctattgaaccctgTATTTTTGTTGTACTGCTTTTGTGCGTCTGTTCGTCCacagttactaaattggatccaaaatctctcaaatgtgtcttccttgggtactcccggctccaaaaagggtaccgttgtttctctcctactcttaatcgttatcttgtttctgcagatgtcacattttttgagtccactccattttttcctccatcatctgtgtatgagagtcagggggaggaggatgatctcttaatatatactgtccaaccaatgtctagtactCTCCCACAgctcttctgtctctagacctattcgacctcccgttgttcatgtttattacaggagattggagattcctgactcagatcctccaccgcctacttcgttgggagatcctgcactcatactgatcatgattctgatctagacttacccattgctcttcgtaaaggtaaacgttcatgtacttaccctatctcttcttttgtttcttataatcaattgtcttcttgttctcggtgttttgttacttctttagactctgttactatccctaatactgttaatgaggcactgtctcatcctggctggtgtgatgctatgaaagagcaAATGaaagctttagatgctaatggtacatgggaactattgcctttacccactggtaagaaagctattggttgtaaatgggtatatacagtaaaggtaaatcctgatggttctgtggctaggttaaaagcacgccttgtagcaaaaggatatgctcagacatatgaggttgattactctgatactttttctcctgtagctaaacttacttctattcgcttgtttatctctttagcagctacatatgattggcccctgcatcaattggatatcaagaatgctttccttcatggtgatcttcaggaggaggtgtatatggagcaaccacctaggtttgttgctcagggggagttgggtaaagtttataggcttcgaaagtctctttatggcttgaaacaaagtcctagggcatggtttgggagattcagtgaagcagtacaggaatttggtatgcaaaagagtaagtgtgatcactcagtattttataggcaatctgaggctggtctaattcttttggtagtctatgtggatgacattgtcatcactaggagtgactctgcaggtatttcatctcttaaaaccttcctccaaacttagtttcagaccaaagacttgggattgttaaagtatttcttgggtatcgaagttatgagaagtaagatgggtattttcttgtctcaaagaaaatatgtcctcgatctattgacagagacaggaaaattaggtgctaagccttgtagcgcaccaatgactccaactttacaactgttagcaggggatagtgagttgtttgaagatccagagagatacaggagattggtaggaaaattgaactaccttacagtcactcgtcctgatattgcttatgccgttagtgtggtaagtcagtttatgtcttccccaactgttgctcattgggaagtcttggaacaaatcttgtgttatctgaagggcgctctaggaagaggtttgctatatggtgatcatgggcatttgaatgttgaatgtttttcagatgccgactgggctggatctaaggttgacaggaggtcaactactggatattgcgtttttattggaggaaatttggtgtcttggagaagcaagaagcagagtgtaatttctcgatctagtgctgaatccaaatacagagccatggcacaatcagtatgtgaggtaatgtggatacttcaattactagatgagacaggttttaagacctccctacctgtgaaattgtggtgtgataatcaaactgctcttcatattgcttctaatccggtgtttcatgagcgaaccaaacatattgagattgattgtcactttattcgtgaaaagattcaacaacagatcatctcaacaggacacatcaaaactggagagcagttaggagatattttcacaaaaactctgaatggagctaggattgactacatttgtaacaagttgggcatgattaacatctatgctccaacttgagggggagtgttatggaaagtcaatcactatgttatggaaagtcaatcactatattatttttctgtatattttgtattctgtattcctatttaggatttcttatttaggatttcttcctaattagtagaacacaattataggaatcaattgtatatatatacccatgtacagattaattgaaatcaataagaatcatctctttctacacatGAGATAGCAAAGCACATGAGATAGCAAGGAGAATTCCAATAAAGATatcaaaagaaaaaagagaaagaaaaggagCTAAACTTCTACTTCACATAACATGTCAGAATACCTGAGAAAATTCTATATCCAATAATGGATTTTTGACCATAACATCAATGTAAGGTGGTAAGAATAGAAGTCCAGAAGCACTCTCAGGAGTAGCGGCAAAAGCAGATAAGCGATATTCACCAGGTGGGACCTAATAATGATGATGAAGAGAGTTGAGGCCTCTAAAAGAAGGCATCATGAcatcaaaaaataaattactaatgtaaatgaaaattaaaaatacagCATGGAAGAAAATTTTACAAATTACTAGTAGTTCTTAAAAGAAATCTCCAAAGTTAGGTCTTTGCACCCATGTATTGAACATAATAAAATTGTTGAGAGACCTAtacttatcaaaaaataaaataaaaaaaaaaggaaagaaagaaagaaaaaagatgtTGCTTCACATTCCTCTCAAATTACTGCACAGATAATATAATTATTGTAGATTCATTATTCATATCTCTGCAACAAGTATCTCATAGATCACTTGTAcaacaatttaataaattatcttaATAGCAGTAGCTGCACACTCTGCATCCCAGCTGCTCATACAGCAATCCAGAATTGTTAGCAATCTTGAAACAGCTACATGTCAgcataatagaaaaaaaagagtTCTGAGACATGTCAGAAAGAGCCAATACTGCATCAGCATGTTTTAAGAAATTCAAAGTGGGACCCAGCATGCTTACACACACACAGTGAGAGGTTCCTTTGTTATCCATGTACCAAGCAGCtctcaataaatcaaaatcaatatataataaattatgttATCCAAATTCAGAAGCCATTAAAGAATTCATTTCCTTCACAGCAACCTATTTCACCATTACTATAGAAGTAATTATGTGTACTATGAACAACTAAAAGTGCCATCTTGTCATACTTTAGACCTGCATACCTCAAAGCAGAAAATTCCACTTCCATCTGTTTGTCTGACTTGAGGTTTGACATTCTCTGGTCCAAGGGTCAAAGTTACCTAGAAATATAAACACGATTTAGCAACTAAATAAAAAGAAATCGCAGATAGCAAAAAATTTTTTTGCCTgcagttcaattttttttttttttaaaaaataccttTGCTTTGTGACCATTATTAACCATCCTAACAACTCCACAAACATCATAGGAAACTGCCTTAATTTCTGCCACTGAAGCCATATTTGGCAAaacctgaccaaataaacaattcAAAATGTGAAGAATGTCTCATAATGAGTGAAAAAACAATAGAACGATAAAGCACACAGAAAAGAATATTTCCCTTTCAAATTGTCACTAGAGAAAGTGTAAAATTATACAACTTCAAGACTCAAGATACAAAAAAGTACAATGTCTATTATATTCTTTACCATATACTCCTTCAAGCTGTTGAACTTGTAATGCTCCTTCCTGGCCTCTATTGTATACTGATTTGATGTGACCTACAAAAGAAACACTTTAGCAGTTTATATGAATGAAGAGCTTGATCATAAGTTGTATGCAATAGCTAGGCCCGGTAATCTGACCACAACCAATTTTTCAAGAAGCCAAACAATAAATATTCATTGATGATAACAGGACAAGAATTAGCGCAGTCTATTACTAAGAATGAGATTCCTGAAAGAGATGGATGAGGGAGATTAACAAAACATAAATTCACTCTCCAAGAGAATTCAATAAAACAAATCCAACTTTTTCTCTAAAACAACAGTTGAATGCTTGATTAATTGGCATGACCCTCAGAGTCAAACAATCATTAATCTATTCTTTTTGAAAAtgcccaaaaataatattaattcacTATTCCAGAATTCCAGGATACCATTATGACAAACCCCAGTGGATGGAGGCATGGACAATTGTACATATAGTTTGGTACAGTTTGATTCCTTCCTATATAGAGTTATGGACAGCAACTTAATGAACTCCTAAGCATGGAAGTGGCAATGGTCTACGCAAGTCCCAACCATATTCTAAAAAATTGAAAAGCTAGCTTAGTGTGTCAGCTCATTACTTCACAAAATATCTCATAGGATCTTATGAAAGGCTGGTGTGAACAATTTAAATTTTCCACTTATGTTAGCCCATTGGCTAAGAATACATGGCAGAAAGCAAGACATTTGATGCTATAACAGGATGAAATGCTAATGAAGAGCAAGTGGGGAAAAAAGATAAGCAAACGTTAAATTAAACTGCAACTAAACAAAAGAATAAGAATTAAAAAAGTTGAAATTATCAGGATCCAAACATAATCACATGCAACTACAAATTCAGATTGCACAAATTGTTAAACCTGGTCAAGCTTGTAGTAGCCTTCTTTATCAGTTGTGGACCTTTCATGACCATCAACAATGATCTTAACACCCTCTACTCCCATGCCATTACCATCAACTACTCGCCCTCCAACAGAAAATCCAGTGACCTATACAAATTAACAAGATCAAATGATGCCACAGCTGAATAAATCTGATAATCATGAGTGACTAGTAATTAAAATGATGTCAAATTAGCAATGCTGAAACTCCTGGAGATTCTTCAAAAATACATCAATGTAAACATGTCTCTGCATAAAAAAATGGCAATGCTCCACAGTATGGAGCCACTTAGAACAAGAATCTGAATAGCCAGGCTACAAGTCATGTCAGTCAGCTAAATGTTATGCCAACTGGTAGATACACAAGGACTGGTCAGAATTCAGACAGATATATCCTAGTTAACATGTCCATGATTTGCTATTTGCTAAAGCCATGACGATTTTGTTATTTTAGCACTTATAGATCTACATTCAATAATTGTGCAATTATAAGCACCAGCAACTTAAGTTATCAAGACTATTGGAAATGGTATAAAATTGA carries:
- the LOC110645700 gene encoding uncharacterized protein LOC110645700 isoform X1; the encoded protein is MKTRDTWLYFSILIFSFSVASADTIHGCGGFVEASSSLIKSRKSTDAKLDYSYITVELRTVDGLVKDRTQCAPNGYYFIPVYDKGTFVIKINGPEGWSWDPENVPVVVDDSGCNHNEDINFRFTGFTLSGKVVGAVGGESCSVKNGGPSNVNVELLSPSDDLISFVVTSSTGSYLFTNIIPGKYKIHASHPDLKVEVKGSTEVELGFKNGIVGDIFFVPGYDLHGYVVAQGNPILGVHIYLYSDDVVELDCPQGSGDATGQRKPLCHAVSDADGMFTFKSLPCAHYELVPFYKGENTVFDVSPPVVSVSVEHQHVTVPQKFQVTGFSVGGRVVDGNGMGVEGVKIIVDGHERSTTDKEGYYKLDQVTSNQYTIEARKEHYKFNSLKEYMVLPNMASVAEIKAVSYDVCGVVRMVNNGHKAKVTLTLGPENVKPQVRQTDGSGIFCFEVPPGEYRLSAFAATPESASGLLFLPPYIDVMVKNPLLDIEFSQALVNVLGSVTCKERCGPSVSVSLVRLAGKHNEERKSISLTEQSDEFLFPNVLPGKYRLEVKHGSPEAMHSEDNWCWEQGFIDVDVGAEDVKGIVFIQKGYWVNIISTHDVDTYMTQPDSSISNLKIKKGSQHLCVESPGVHELHFINSCIFFGSLPVKIDTSNTSRIYLRGGKYLLKGQIKVKLNSADDAFELPNNIIVDILNSGGSAIDGTIANLASSDQTSIALYEYSLWANLGQKLTFVPRDSRDNGEKKILFYPTEHSVLVTNDGCQAPIPMFSGHPGLYIEGSVSPPLSGVYVKIIAEEDSCTTPLKKDETALETTTGIDGSFIAGPLYDDITYRVETSKPGYHLKRTGPYSFSCQKLGQISVHIFSEGDANEPIPPVLLSLSGDDGYRNNSKSGAGGTFLFDNLFPGIFYLRPLLKEYAFSPPAQAIELGSGDSREVTFQATRIAYSATGVIKLLSGQPKEGVGVEARSESKGYYEETVTDSSGSYRLRGLIPDTAYVIKVVEKHGLGANRIERASPESVTVKVGSEDIRGLNFIVFEQPEMTILSCHVEGKRMEEFHSHLLVEIKSASDTSKIESVFPLPLSNFFQVKNLPKGKHLLQLRSSLQSSNLKFESDVIEVDLDKTAQIHVGPLRYNFEEDHQKQDLTPAPVFPLVVGVSVIALFISMPRLKDLYQATTGIPAPGFMTTAKKEPRKSAVRKKTY